A section of the Saccharopolyspora gregorii genome encodes:
- a CDS encoding SDR family oxidoreductase — MTGICAGRVVVVTGAARGLGRAHALEFARQGASVVVNDIGVGLDGGGGDAAAADAVVAEIRAAGGEAVADGSDVADWAQAERLVARAVATFGRLDVLVNNAGFVRDRMLVNLAEQEWDEVLRVHLKGHAATMRHAAAHWRDRAKAGERVDARIVNTCSGAGLLGSVGQGNYAAAKAGIAALTVNAAAELGRYGVTANAIAPAARTRMTEQVFAADMARPDGGGFDAMAPENVSPLVVWLGSAESAAVTGRVFEVRGGEVRLMTGWRHGAGDDAGRRRDPAELGAVVHDLLRRDPEPEPVYGA, encoded by the coding sequence GTGACGGGAATCTGCGCGGGCAGGGTGGTCGTGGTGACCGGTGCGGCGCGCGGCCTCGGTCGCGCCCACGCGCTGGAGTTCGCCCGCCAGGGCGCGTCGGTGGTGGTCAACGACATCGGAGTCGGCCTCGACGGCGGTGGTGGGGACGCCGCGGCCGCCGACGCGGTCGTCGCGGAGATCCGGGCCGCCGGAGGCGAGGCCGTCGCCGACGGGTCCGACGTGGCCGACTGGGCGCAGGCCGAACGGCTGGTGGCGCGCGCGGTGGCGACCTTCGGGCGGCTGGACGTGCTGGTGAACAACGCGGGCTTCGTGCGGGACCGGATGCTGGTGAACCTCGCCGAGCAGGAGTGGGACGAGGTGCTGCGCGTCCACCTCAAGGGCCACGCCGCGACGATGCGGCACGCGGCCGCGCACTGGCGGGACCGGGCGAAGGCGGGGGAGCGGGTGGACGCGCGCATCGTGAACACCTGCTCCGGCGCGGGCCTGCTCGGCAGCGTCGGGCAGGGCAACTACGCGGCGGCGAAGGCGGGCATCGCCGCGCTGACGGTGAACGCCGCCGCCGAGCTCGGCCGCTACGGCGTCACCGCGAACGCGATCGCCCCGGCGGCGCGCACCCGGATGACCGAGCAGGTGTTCGCCGCGGACATGGCCCGCCCGGACGGGGGAGGTTTCGACGCGATGGCGCCGGAGAACGTCTCCCCGCTGGTGGTGTGGCTCGGCAGCGCCGAATCGGCCGCCGTCACCGGACGCGTCTTCGAGGTGCGGGGCGGCGAGGTGCGGCTGATGACCGGCTGGCGCCACGGCGCCGGCGACGACGCGGGCCGCCGCCGCGATCCGGCGGAACTCGGCGCGGTGGTGCACGACCTGCTGCGCCGCGACCCCGAACCGGAACCGGTCTACGGGGCGTGA
- a CDS encoding SDR family oxidoreductase → MSVEIDLSGRVALVTGGTRGIGAGIAAVLRRAGARVWVCSRNPPEAPPEAEFRAADVRDPDQVDELIAAIVRAEGRLDVLVNNAGGAPPADTATASPRFHAKVVELNLLAPLLVSQRAWPALRETGGSITMISSVAARRPAPTIAAYAAAKAGLENLTRTLSLEFAPAVRVNAVAVGVASTENFAEHFGATARDSGFAEGIPLGRPAEPEEVGALCAFLASPLAGYLTGDVLSVHGGGEPHPNLARLAERFQAPG, encoded by the coding sequence ATGAGCGTCGAGATCGACCTGTCCGGCCGGGTGGCGCTGGTGACCGGCGGAACCCGCGGCATCGGCGCGGGCATCGCGGCGGTGCTGCGGCGGGCGGGCGCGCGGGTGTGGGTCTGCTCCCGGAACCCACCGGAGGCGCCACCGGAGGCCGAGTTCCGGGCGGCCGACGTGCGCGACCCGGACCAGGTGGACGAGCTGATCGCGGCGATCGTGCGCGCGGAGGGCCGGCTCGACGTGCTGGTGAACAACGCCGGTGGCGCGCCGCCCGCGGACACCGCCACCGCCTCGCCGCGGTTCCACGCGAAGGTCGTCGAGCTGAACCTGCTGGCACCGCTGCTGGTCAGCCAGCGGGCGTGGCCGGCGCTGCGGGAGACCGGCGGCTCCATCACCATGATCAGCAGCGTGGCGGCGCGGCGGCCCGCGCCCACCATCGCCGCCTACGCGGCCGCGAAGGCCGGGCTGGAGAACCTGACCCGCACGCTTTCGCTGGAGTTCGCGCCCGCGGTGCGGGTGAACGCGGTCGCGGTGGGCGTGGCGAGCACCGAGAACTTCGCCGAGCACTTCGGTGCCACGGCGCGGGATTCCGGCTTCGCGGAAGGGATTCCGCTGGGCCGCCCGGCGGAACCGGAGGAGGTCGGCGCGCTGTGCGCGTTCCTCGCCTCACCGCTGGCGGGCTACCTGACCGGGGACGTGCTGTCCGTGCACGGCGGCGGTGAGCCGCACCCGAACCTGGCGCGGCTGGCCGAGCGGTTCCAGGCGCCGGGCTGA
- a CDS encoding enoyl-CoA hydratase family protein, whose translation MTVRIHRHDNGIAVLTVDHPPVNALPARGWFDLAEAVRAQGADPGVRVLVLRAEGRGFNAGVDIKELAADPGHGKLIEVNRGCYEAFREVYECPVPVISAVHGFCLGGGIGLVGNSDVVLASEDAYFGLPEVDRGALGAATHLSRLVPPHFARAMFYTGRTATARQLAGFGSVWDVVEPARLPAAALELAGEIAAKDPLVIRKAKESLNGIDPVDVHRSYRFEQGFTFELNLSGVSDRAREEFVHGDSRRGG comes from the coding sequence ATGACAGTCCGGATCCACCGCCACGACAACGGAATCGCGGTGCTGACCGTCGACCACCCACCGGTGAACGCCCTCCCCGCGCGGGGCTGGTTCGACCTCGCCGAAGCCGTCCGCGCGCAGGGCGCCGACCCCGGCGTCCGGGTGCTCGTGCTGCGGGCCGAGGGCCGCGGGTTCAACGCGGGCGTGGACATCAAGGAACTCGCCGCCGACCCCGGGCACGGCAAGCTGATCGAGGTCAACCGCGGCTGCTACGAGGCCTTCCGCGAGGTCTACGAGTGCCCGGTACCGGTGATCAGCGCCGTGCACGGGTTCTGCCTGGGCGGCGGCATCGGGCTGGTCGGCAACTCGGACGTGGTGCTGGCGAGCGAGGACGCCTACTTCGGGCTGCCGGAGGTGGACCGGGGCGCGCTCGGCGCCGCCACCCACCTGTCCCGGCTGGTGCCCCCGCACTTCGCGCGCGCCATGTTCTACACCGGGCGCACCGCCACGGCGCGGCAGCTCGCCGGCTTCGGCTCGGTGTGGGACGTCGTCGAACCCGCGCGGCTGCCCGCGGCGGCGCTGGAACTCGCCGGCGAGATCGCCGCGAAGGACCCGCTGGTGATCCGCAAGGCCAAGGAATCGCTCAACGGCATCGACCCGGTGGACGTGCACCGCAGCTACCGGTTCGAGCAGGGTTTCACCTTCGAGCTCAACCTCAGCGGGGTGTCCGACCGGGCACGGGAGGAGTTCGTGCACGGCGACTCCCGGCGGGGAGGGTGA
- the kstR gene encoding cholesterol catabolism transcriptional regulator KstR translates to MPRRGAASSAASLLADDQGGSAAQNARRKRIIDATIALAGKGGYEAVQMRAVAEKADVALGTLYRYFPSKIHLLVTGLAREFERSLDRLDRSKIPGDTPYDRVLHVLSRTTRTMQRNPQLTEAMTRAFMFADTSAANEVDAVGALTEALFSGAMTTGDEEPTDEQRAIARVIADVWLSNLVAWVTRRASATDVANRLELTVRLLLR, encoded by the coding sequence ATGCCGCGACGCGGTGCCGCGAGCAGCGCGGCCAGCCTGCTGGCCGACGACCAGGGCGGCTCGGCGGCGCAGAACGCGCGTCGCAAGCGGATCATCGACGCCACCATCGCCCTCGCGGGCAAGGGAGGCTACGAGGCCGTGCAGATGCGCGCGGTGGCCGAGAAGGCCGACGTGGCGCTGGGAACGCTCTACCGGTACTTCCCGTCCAAGATCCACCTGCTGGTGACCGGCCTGGCCCGCGAGTTCGAGCGGTCGCTGGACCGGCTGGACCGCAGCAAGATCCCCGGCGACACCCCGTACGACCGGGTGCTGCACGTGCTGTCCCGCACGACCCGCACCATGCAGCGCAACCCGCAGCTGACCGAGGCGATGACGCGGGCGTTCATGTTCGCCGACACCTCGGCGGCCAACGAGGTCGACGCGGTCGGCGCGCTGACCGAGGCGCTGTTCAGCGGGGCGATGACCACCGGCGACGAGGAGCCGACCGACGAGCAGCGCGCGATCGCCCGCGTGATCGCGGACGTGTGGCTGTCCAACCTGGTCGCCTGGGTGACCCGCCGCGCCTCGGCGACCGACGTGGCGAACCGGCTGGAGCTCACGGTTCGCCTGCTGCTGCGCTGA
- a CDS encoding CoA transferase subunit A has translation MRDKLVSPDEIAGRLRSGMTIGIGGWGSRRKPMALVRAILRTEVRDLTLVSYGGPDVGLLAAAGRLRKVVHGFVSLDSIPLDPHFRAARQRGELAVAEYDEGMVLAGLRAAAARLPFLPTRAGLGSDVPALDPELRTVRSPYPDGEELLAMPALRLDAALVHLNRADRHGNAQYLGPDPYFDDLMCAAADHGYLSCERVVPTEELLRGGPVQSLLLDRTHVDAVAETPRGAHFTSCTPDHERDEAFQRRYAAAAADAASWQAFHDEFLAGDERSYQAAVDAAREVNG, from the coding sequence GTGCGGGACAAGCTGGTGAGCCCCGACGAGATCGCGGGGCGGCTGCGCAGCGGGATGACCATCGGCATCGGCGGCTGGGGTTCCCGGCGCAAACCGATGGCGCTGGTGCGGGCGATCCTGCGCACCGAGGTGCGCGATCTGACGCTGGTCTCCTACGGCGGCCCGGACGTCGGTCTGCTGGCCGCCGCGGGCAGGCTGCGGAAGGTGGTGCACGGGTTCGTGTCGCTGGACTCGATCCCGCTGGACCCGCACTTCCGGGCGGCGCGCCAGCGCGGGGAGCTCGCGGTCGCCGAGTACGACGAGGGCATGGTGCTGGCGGGCCTGCGCGCCGCGGCCGCGCGGCTGCCGTTCCTGCCGACCCGCGCGGGGCTCGGCTCCGACGTGCCCGCGCTCGACCCGGAGCTGCGCACCGTGCGCTCCCCCTACCCGGACGGCGAGGAGCTGCTGGCGATGCCCGCACTGCGGCTGGACGCCGCGCTGGTGCACCTCAACCGCGCCGACCGGCACGGCAACGCCCAGTACCTCGGGCCCGACCCGTACTTCGACGACCTGATGTGCGCCGCCGCCGACCACGGCTACCTCAGCTGCGAGCGGGTGGTGCCGACCGAGGAGCTGCTGCGAGGCGGGCCGGTGCAGTCGCTGCTGCTGGACCGCACGCACGTGGACGCGGTCGCGGAGACCCCGCGCGGCGCGCACTTCACCTCCTGCACCCCGGACCACGAGCGGGACGAGGCGTTCCAGCGCCGCTACGCCGCGGCCGCCGCCGACGCGGCGAGCTGGCAGGCGTTCCACGACGAATTCCTCGCCGGGGACGAACGGTCCTACCAGGCCGCGGTGGACGCGGCGCGGGAGGTGAACGGGTGA
- a CDS encoding acetyl-CoA C-acetyltransferase — protein sequence MTEAYIVDALRTPVGKRGGGLSGVHPADLSAHVLRALVERTGADPAAVDDVVWGCVDAVGAQAGNIARTGWLAAGFPEHVPGVTIDRQCGSSQQAVHFAAQAVLSGTADVVVAGGVANMSAIPIGSALRAADGLDFPVAYGPDSGSHGWQRRYGDAEVTQFQGAELIARRWGVSRADMEEFALRSHRRAIAAIDEGRFDAELVPVAGVERDEGPRRDTGPEKLAALRPLRPDGLLTAGVSSQLSDGASALLVASERAVAAHGWRPRARIHHLSVRGDDPVLMLSAPIEATRHALRKAGLSASDLDVVEINEAFASVVLAWQREIDVDPAVVNPNGGAIALGHPLGATGTKLMATMLGELERTGGRYGLQTMCEGGGTANVTVLERLAG from the coding sequence ATGACCGAGGCGTACATCGTCGACGCGCTGCGCACACCGGTGGGCAAGCGCGGCGGCGGGCTCAGCGGGGTGCACCCGGCGGACCTGTCCGCGCACGTGCTCCGCGCGCTGGTGGAGCGCACCGGCGCGGATCCGGCCGCGGTGGACGACGTGGTGTGGGGCTGCGTGGACGCCGTCGGCGCGCAGGCCGGCAACATCGCCCGCACCGGCTGGCTCGCCGCCGGCTTCCCGGAGCACGTGCCGGGCGTGACGATCGACCGGCAGTGCGGTTCTTCGCAGCAGGCGGTGCACTTCGCGGCGCAGGCGGTGCTCAGCGGGACCGCGGACGTGGTGGTGGCGGGCGGGGTGGCGAACATGAGCGCCATCCCGATCGGCAGCGCGCTGCGCGCCGCAGACGGGCTGGACTTCCCCGTCGCCTACGGACCGGACTCGGGTTCGCACGGCTGGCAGCGGCGCTACGGCGACGCCGAGGTCACCCAGTTCCAGGGCGCCGAGCTCATCGCCCGCCGCTGGGGCGTCTCGCGCGCGGACATGGAGGAGTTCGCGCTGCGCAGCCACCGCCGCGCGATCGCCGCGATCGACGAGGGCCGCTTCGACGCCGAGCTGGTGCCGGTCGCCGGGGTGGAGCGCGACGAGGGGCCCCGCCGCGACACCGGGCCGGAGAAGCTGGCCGCGCTCCGGCCGCTGCGGCCGGACGGGCTGCTCACCGCCGGGGTGTCCAGCCAGCTCTCCGACGGCGCCTCGGCGCTGCTGGTGGCCTCGGAGCGGGCGGTGGCCGCGCACGGCTGGCGCCCGCGGGCCCGCATCCACCACCTGAGCGTGCGGGGCGACGACCCGGTGCTGATGCTGTCCGCGCCGATCGAGGCCACCCGGCACGCGCTGCGGAAGGCGGGGCTGTCCGCGTCCGACCTGGACGTGGTGGAGATCAACGAGGCGTTCGCGAGCGTGGTGCTGGCCTGGCAGCGGGAGATCGACGTGGATCCGGCGGTGGTCAACCCGAACGGCGGCGCGATCGCGCTCGGGCATCCGCTGGGCGCGACCGGGACGAAGCTGATGGCGACGATGCTGGGCGAGCTGGAGCGCACCGGTGGCCGCTACGGCCTGCAGACGATGTGCGAGGGCGGCGGCACCGCGAACGTCACCGTCCTCGAACGGCTCGCGGGCTAG
- a CDS encoding MBL fold metallo-hydrolase: MEVDVARGRHEWIEPGAFEVAPGVHRIPLPMPGDGLRAVNVYALEDDDGLALVDAGWALPEAREALERGLGLLGRELADVRRFLVTHLHRDHYTLAVRLRAETGATIALGSGERPSLEALLDGTADRQLGKLERAGAHELAAMVRDALAGDGGGPEQDYEQPDEWLDDGAEVRVGSRTLRVLETPGHTRGHVVFVDAANGLLFAGDHVLPHITPSIGLEAARTPLPLGDYLSSLRLVGELPDLRLLPAHGPVTGSAHARVAELLDHHERRLDQTEAAVLAGAATGFETASALGWTRRERAFADLDEFNRILAVGETLAHLDVLVERGRLRRSTSDGVDRYRQA, encoded by the coding sequence GTGGAAGTGGACGTGGCGCGCGGGCGGCACGAGTGGATCGAACCCGGGGCGTTCGAGGTCGCGCCCGGGGTGCACCGGATCCCGCTGCCCATGCCCGGCGACGGGCTGCGCGCGGTCAACGTCTACGCCCTGGAGGACGACGACGGGCTGGCGCTCGTCGACGCCGGGTGGGCGCTGCCGGAGGCCCGCGAAGCGCTGGAGCGCGGCCTCGGGCTGCTGGGCCGCGAGCTCGCCGACGTGCGCCGCTTCCTGGTCACCCACCTGCACCGGGACCACTACACCCTCGCGGTGCGGCTGCGCGCCGAGACCGGCGCCACCATCGCCCTCGGCTCGGGAGAGCGCCCCTCGCTGGAGGCGCTGCTGGACGGCACCGCGGACCGGCAGCTCGGCAAGCTGGAACGCGCCGGTGCGCACGAGCTCGCCGCGATGGTGCGCGACGCGCTCGCCGGCGACGGCGGCGGACCGGAGCAGGACTACGAGCAGCCCGACGAGTGGCTCGACGACGGCGCCGAGGTCCGGGTCGGTTCCCGGACGCTGCGCGTGCTGGAGACCCCCGGCCACACCCGCGGGCACGTCGTGTTCGTCGACGCGGCGAACGGGCTGCTGTTCGCCGGGGACCACGTGCTGCCGCACATCACGCCGTCCATCGGGCTGGAGGCCGCCCGCACCCCGCTGCCGCTCGGTGACTACCTGAGCTCGCTGCGGCTGGTCGGCGAGCTGCCGGACCTGCGGCTGCTGCCCGCGCACGGGCCGGTCACCGGCAGCGCGCACGCCAGGGTCGCCGAACTCCTCGACCACCACGAGCGGCGGCTGGACCAGACCGAGGCCGCGGTGCTCGCTGGCGCGGCCACCGGTTTCGAGACCGCGAGCGCGCTCGGCTGGACCCGCCGGGAGCGGGCCTTCGCCGACCTGGACGAGTTCAACCGGATCCTGGCCGTCGGCGAGACCCTGGCGCACCTGGACGTGCTGGTGGAGCGCGGCCGCCTGCGCCGGTCCACATCGGACGGTGTCGACCGCTACCGGCAGGCCTGA
- a CDS encoding glycosyltransferase family 4 protein, which yields MRVALLSYRSKPHCGGQGVYVRNLSRELVGLGHRVEVFSGPPYPDLDPGVELTRVPSLDLYREPDPFRTPHWRELRDLTDVLEVATMWSAGFPEPLTFSLRAAKLLRARAGEFDVVHDNQCLGYGLLGLRRAGLPLVATVHHPITHDRRLELAAAEGWRRFGVRRWYGFLRMQGRVARRIPELLTVSESSARDIVEDFGVDPGRLRVVPLGVDHEVFRPPERPRVPGRIVAMASADTPLKGVGTLLEAVAKLRTEREVELVLVASPTPGGPTERLIDELDISGAVRTVSGISDEELAELVGSAEIACVPSLYEGFSLPTVEAMSCGTPLVASRAGAIPEVAGPDGECADLVPPGDAEALAGALGALLDDPERRRRMGENGRQRVLREYSWASVAAATAERYAEAEAEMVGERC from the coding sequence GTGCGAGTAGCGCTGCTGTCGTACCGGAGCAAGCCGCACTGCGGCGGGCAAGGCGTCTACGTCCGGAACCTGAGCCGCGAACTGGTCGGGCTCGGCCACCGCGTCGAGGTGTTCTCCGGCCCGCCGTACCCGGACCTGGACCCGGGCGTGGAGCTGACCCGGGTGCCGAGCCTGGACCTCTACCGGGAACCCGACCCGTTCCGCACCCCGCACTGGCGGGAGCTGCGCGACCTCACCGACGTGCTGGAGGTCGCGACCATGTGGTCGGCCGGCTTCCCGGAACCGCTCACCTTCAGCCTGCGCGCGGCGAAGCTGCTGCGGGCGCGGGCCGGCGAGTTCGACGTGGTGCACGACAACCAGTGCCTCGGCTACGGGCTGCTGGGGCTGCGCCGCGCCGGGCTGCCGCTGGTGGCGACCGTGCACCACCCGATCACCCACGACCGCAGGCTGGAGCTGGCCGCCGCCGAGGGCTGGCGGCGGTTCGGGGTGCGCCGCTGGTACGGGTTCCTGCGGATGCAGGGCCGGGTGGCGCGGCGGATCCCCGAACTGCTCACCGTCTCGGAATCCTCGGCCCGCGACATCGTCGAGGACTTCGGCGTGGACCCGGGACGGCTGCGGGTGGTGCCGCTCGGCGTGGACCACGAGGTCTTCCGGCCGCCGGAGCGCCCGCGGGTGCCCGGCCGGATCGTCGCGATGGCCAGCGCGGACACCCCGCTCAAGGGCGTCGGCACGCTGCTGGAGGCGGTGGCGAAGCTGCGCACCGAGCGCGAGGTGGAACTCGTTCTCGTCGCCTCGCCGACCCCGGGCGGGCCGACCGAGCGGCTCATCGACGAGCTGGACATCTCCGGCGCTGTCCGCACCGTCAGCGGCATCAGTGACGAGGAGCTCGCCGAGCTGGTCGGCTCCGCCGAGATCGCCTGCGTTCCGTCGCTCTACGAGGGCTTCTCGCTGCCCACGGTGGAGGCGATGTCCTGCGGCACCCCGCTGGTCGCCAGCCGCGCGGGCGCGATCCCGGAGGTCGCCGGACCGGACGGGGAGTGCGCCGACCTGGTGCCACCCGGGGACGCCGAAGCGCTCGCCGGGGCGCTCGGCGCGCTGCTGGACGACCCGGAGCGCAGGCGGCGGATGGGCGAGAACGGCAGGCAGCGGGTGCTGCGCGAGTACAGCTGGGCGTCGGTGGCCGCGGCCACCGCGGAACGGTATGCCGAAGCGGAGGCGGAAATGGTGGGCGAGCGGTGCTGA